One genomic segment of Numenius arquata unplaced genomic scaffold, bNumArq3.hap1.1 HAP1_SCAFFOLD_496, whole genome shotgun sequence includes these proteins:
- the LOC141477980 gene encoding olfactory receptor 14J1-like yields MSNGSSITVFLLLAFADTRELQLLHFWLFLGIYLAALLGNGLIITAIACDHRLHTPMYFFLLNLSLLDLGSISTTVPKSMASSLWNTTAISHTGCAVQLFFFLFLMSAEFSLLTIMAYDRYVAICKPLHYGTLLGSRACVHMAAAAWGSGFLDALLHTVSTFSLPLCQGNALDQFFCEIPQILKLSCSGSYLRDVGVVVVSVCLAFGCFVFIVLSYVQIFRAVLRIPSEQGRHKAFSTCLPHLAVVSLVVTTGMFAYLKPPSISSPSLDLVVAVLYSVVPPAVNPLIYSMRNQELKDALRKTMTRCFSKAMN; encoded by the coding sequence atgtccaatggcagctccatcactgtgttcctcctcctggcattcgcagacacacgggaactgcagctcttgcacttctggctcttcctgggcatctacctggctgccctcctgggaaacggcctcatcatcactgccatcgcctgtgaccaccgcctccacacccccatgtacttcttccttctcAACCTGTCCCTCctcgacctgggctccatctccaccactgtccccaaatccatggccagttccctctggaACACCACGGCCATCTCCCACACGGGATGTGCTGtccaactctttttctttctcttcctgatgtcagcagagttttctcttctcaccatcatggcctacgaccgctacgttgccatctgcaaacccctgcactacgggaccctcctgggcagcagagcttgtgtccacatggcagctgctgcctggggcagtgggtttctcgacgctctcctgcacacagtcagtacattttccctacccctctgccagggcaatgccctggaccagttcttctgtgagatcccccagatcctcaagctctcctgctcaggctCCTACCTCAGGGATGTTGGGGTTGTTGTCGTTagtgtctgtttagcatttggttgttttgttttcatcgtgctgtcctatgtgcagatcttcagggccgtgctgaggatcccctctgagcagggacggcacaaagccttttccacgtgcctccctcacctggccgtggtctctcTGGTTGTCACCACgggcatgtttgcctacctgaagccaccctccatctcctccccatccctagacctggtggtggctgtgctgtACTCGGTGGTTCCTccggcagtgaaccccctcatctacagcatgaggaaccaggagctcaaggatgccctgaGGAAAACTATGACTCggtgtttttcaaaagcaatgaacTAG
- the LOC141477983 gene encoding olfactory receptor 14J1-like, with protein sequence MSNGSSITVFLLLAFADTRELQLLHFWLFLGIYLAALLGNGLIITAIACDHRLHTPMYFFLLNLSLLDLGSISTTLPKSMASSLWNTTAISHTGCAVQLFFFLFLMSAEFSLLTIMAYDRYVAICKPLHYGTLLGSRACVHMAAAAWGSGFLDALLHTVSTFSLPLCQGNALDQFFCEIPQILKLSCSGSYLRDVGVVVVSVCLAFGCFVFIVLSYVQIFRAVLRIPSEQGRHKAFSTCLPHLAVVSLVVTTGMFAYLKPPSISSPSLDLVVAVLYSVVPPAVNPLIYSMRNQELKDALRKTMTRCFSKAMN encoded by the coding sequence atgtccaatggcagctccatcactgtgttcctcctcctggcattcgcagacacacgggaactgcagctcttgcacttctggctcttcctgggcatctacctggctgccctcctgggaaacggcctcatcatcactgccatagcctgtgaccaccgcctccacacccccatgtacttcttccttctcaacctctccctcctcgacctgggctccatctccaccactctccccaaatccatggccagttccctctggaACACCACGGCCATCTCCCACACGGGATGTGCTGtccaactctttttctttctcttcctgatgtcagcagagttttctcttctcaccatcatggcctacgaccgctacgttgccatctgcaaacccctgcactacgggaccctcctgggcagcagagcttgtgtccacatggcagctgctgcctggggcagtgggtttctcgacgctctcctgcacacagtcagtacattttccctacccctctgccagggcaatgccctggaccagttcttctgtgagatcccccagatcctcaagctctcctgctcaggctCCTACCTCAGGGATGTTGGGGTTGTTGTCGTTagtgtctgtttagcatttggttgttttgttttcatcgtgctgtcctatgtgcagatcttcagggccgtgctgaggatcccctctgagcagggacggcacaaagccttttccacgtgcctccctcacctggccgtggtctctcTGGTTGTCACCACgggcatgtttgcctacctgaagccgccctccatctcctccccatccctagacctggtggtggctgtgctgtACTCGGTGGTTCCTccggcagtgaaccccctcatctacagcatgaggaaccaggagctcaaggatgccctgaGGAAAACTATGACTCggtgtttttcaaaagcaatgaacTAG